In Paenibacillus hexagrammi, the following are encoded in one genomic region:
- the dapA gene encoding 4-hydroxy-tetrahydrodipicolinate synthase, with product MLTENDLKGLYVPVITPFDEEYELDVASFYNLTYHLFEDEINGLVVGGTTGESPGLSSDEMALMFTTAQTARQAAAVDVPIIVGTGTNDTMATVKKTEHAAELGADAALVVVPYYNRPSQKGIIEHFRRVAEVGLPVILYEIPHRTGVTLELDTVRSILDLDGVIGMKDSTPSIHLVSELSRLGSKPVLCGDDALLFAALCCGAKGAMSATANMETERFVDLLKDFEEGRITESKQQFEQLSPLIRLLFAEPNPAPLKWMLAQRGLIESDTLRLPMVPVGDSLREHLAKYV from the coding sequence ATGCTGACGGAAAATGATCTTAAAGGCTTATATGTACCGGTTATTACACCATTTGACGAGGAATATGAACTAGACGTTGCTTCATTCTATAATTTGACCTATCACTTGTTTGAAGATGAAATCAATGGCCTAGTTGTGGGTGGTACAACGGGCGAGTCGCCAGGTTTGTCTAGTGATGAGATGGCGCTTATGTTCACGACGGCGCAAACGGCCAGGCAGGCTGCAGCGGTTGATGTTCCGATTATTGTTGGAACGGGGACGAACGATACGATGGCTACCGTCAAAAAGACGGAGCATGCTGCTGAGCTTGGCGCAGATGCTGCTCTTGTGGTGGTTCCCTACTACAACCGCCCTAGCCAAAAAGGAATTATTGAGCATTTCCGCCGTGTTGCGGAGGTAGGTCTACCGGTCATTCTATATGAAATTCCACATCGAACAGGCGTGACACTTGAGCTGGATACGGTTAGATCGATCCTGGATTTGGATGGTGTCATTGGCATGAAAGATAGTACTCCTTCTATTCATCTGGTTTCCGAGTTATCCCGCTTGGGATCTAAACCGGTTCTTTGCGGAGATGATGCGCTGTTATTTGCAGCACTATGCTGCGGAGCGAAAGGTGCCATGAGTGCTACGGCGAATATGGAGACAGAACGTTTTGTAGATTTGCTCAAGGATTTCGAAGAGGGTCGCATTACTGAGAGCAAACAGCAATTCGAACAGCTATCGCCTCTGATTCGATTGCTGTTTGCAGAGCCGAATCCTGCGCCGCTAAAATGGATGCTCGCTCAGAGGGGACTCATCGAATCGGATACGCTTCGTCTGCCTATGGTGCCTGTAGGGGACAGCTTGAGAGAGCATTTAGCAAAGTACGTGTAA
- a CDS encoding GNAT family N-acetyltransferase, which produces MTNIDINKLTIRDANLEDLAEIVRIYNSTVAGRMVTADTEPVPVSSRERWFHEHSPDFRPLWVLEQSGKICGWLCFQSFYGRPAYQATAEVSIYLDEACRGQGIGRFLLQQAIDACPKLNIKTLLGFIFGHNDPSLKLFKSFGFDNWAQLPRIAELDGIERDLIIVGKRVLE; this is translated from the coding sequence ATGACTAACATAGATATCAACAAGTTAACGATCCGGGATGCAAATCTTGAAGATTTAGCGGAAATCGTTCGTATCTACAATTCAACGGTTGCAGGCCGAATGGTTACTGCGGACACAGAGCCTGTTCCCGTCTCAAGCAGAGAACGATGGTTCCACGAGCATTCACCTGACTTCCGTCCTCTCTGGGTACTGGAACAGAGTGGAAAGATTTGCGGTTGGTTATGTTTTCAATCGTTTTACGGAAGACCTGCTTATCAGGCAACCGCCGAGGTTAGCATTTATCTCGACGAGGCCTGCCGCGGGCAAGGAATCGGACGTTTTTTGCTGCAGCAGGCTATCGACGCTTGTCCGAAACTGAACATAAAGACGCTGCTCGGCTTTATATTCGGCCACAATGACCCTAGCTTGAAGCTGTTCAAAAGCTTCGGCTTCGATAATTGGGCCCAGCTGCCAAGAATCGCCGAGTTGGATGGCATCGAGCGGGATCTCATCATTGTCGGCAAGCGGGTGCTGGAGTAG
- a CDS encoding dipeptidase, which produces MQIQTIVDYFKKERERHLEELKQFLRIPSISAVTDHKGDILHCAEWVAESLRQAGMENVEIMPTEGHPVVYADWLHAPDAPTVLIYGHYDVQPADPLELWEMEPFEPVIKDGKLFGRGSTDDKGQLMLHVKAVEAFMQTEGKLPVNVKFCIEGEEEIASKHLPAFVETHTDKLAADLITLSDTQMHGPGQPTLMYGLRGLAGIELSVQGANSDLHSGLYGGAVQNPIHALSELLASFHDAEGRVAVEGFYDEVIPLSQQEREAFKKVEPDEEKIRKDLQVKDLYGEKGYSFYEQTTSRPTLEITSVSGGFQGEGIKPIIPNLATAKIACRLVAAQVPDHVMDAIEDHVVKHTPAGVQVSVKRSLWGNPFITPIDHPVMVSAAKAYEETYGAYPVYTRSGGSIPIVEVFGRLLEAPVVMLGFGLPGENLHAPNEHFHLENWDKGLETISRFWLKIAQSNE; this is translated from the coding sequence ATGCAAATACAAACAATAGTGGATTATTTCAAAAAGGAACGGGAGCGGCATTTGGAGGAGTTAAAGCAATTCTTACGGATTCCAAGCATTAGTGCCGTGACGGATCATAAGGGAGACATTCTTCACTGTGCTGAATGGGTGGCGGAGTCGCTGCGTCAAGCAGGTATGGAGAACGTGGAGATTATGCCTACGGAGGGCCACCCTGTTGTGTATGCGGACTGGCTTCATGCTCCTGATGCTCCGACTGTTCTGATATACGGACACTATGATGTCCAACCTGCGGATCCGCTGGAGCTGTGGGAAATGGAGCCGTTTGAGCCAGTTATTAAAGATGGTAAATTATTTGGGCGAGGCAGCACAGACGACAAAGGACAGCTCATGCTGCATGTCAAAGCCGTGGAGGCTTTCATGCAAACAGAGGGCAAGCTGCCTGTGAATGTGAAGTTCTGCATTGAAGGCGAAGAAGAAATTGCCAGCAAGCATTTGCCTGCTTTCGTTGAAACCCATACTGACAAGCTTGCAGCTGATCTCATCACGCTTTCGGATACTCAGATGCATGGACCGGGTCAGCCTACTTTAATGTATGGACTGCGAGGACTTGCGGGTATTGAGCTCTCTGTTCAAGGCGCGAATAGCGATCTTCATTCTGGATTGTATGGCGGAGCTGTTCAAAATCCGATTCATGCGCTCTCTGAGCTTCTCGCCTCCTTTCATGATGCCGAAGGCAGAGTGGCTGTGGAAGGCTTCTATGACGAAGTCATTCCTTTATCGCAACAAGAACGGGAGGCCTTTAAGAAAGTCGAGCCCGATGAGGAGAAAATTCGTAAAGACTTGCAGGTCAAAGATCTCTACGGGGAAAAAGGGTATTCGTTCTATGAGCAAACGACATCCCGGCCGACGCTAGAGATCACTTCCGTCAGCGGTGGCTTTCAAGGAGAAGGCATCAAACCGATCATCCCGAATCTGGCTACTGCCAAAATCGCCTGCCGCCTTGTTGCCGCGCAGGTACCTGATCATGTCATGGATGCTATTGAAGATCATGTGGTTAAGCATACACCTGCAGGTGTCCAAGTATCCGTGAAGCGATCGTTATGGGGGAACCCGTTCATTACGCCTATCGATCACCCGGTCATGGTTTCCGCTGCAAAAGCGTACGAAGAAACCTATGGCGCCTATCCGGTATATACGCGAAGCGGCGGTTCCATTCCAATTGTGGAAGTATTCGGACGGCTTCTGGAGGCGCCAGTCGTCATGCTAGGTTTTGGACTGCCCGGAGAAAACCTGCACGCTCCGAATGAACATTTCCATTTGGAGAATTGGGATAAAGGCCTAGAGACCATATCTCGCTTTTGGCTAAAGATCGCCCAGTCTAATGAATAA
- a CDS encoding efflux RND transporter periplasmic adaptor subunit, translating to MFMKWLTESSSRNQAIKPIAAIVLCSSLLLTSGCSLLPKEQEEEVLPTINPPKLSKKPEYEVKSGTLETKVRGSGRLMALKEEKLFFPEEMVAKRINAVLVNSGDPVEAGQPIAELDVSDLESDLKRKRLETRRDELTMIETLRKADEMTPEAVEQAKIDFELKREDLAKLESQVSKAKLLAPFSGTIVSVTSKKGDTVKTDESVATIADLSQLTVAASVSADDAKKLAVGMEAIVDINTAGQFKGKVKSLPVPQSDNGNGGGFYPGGSGSEQDSIDNYLVVELDDFPPGLGRGLQLSVTVITDRKENALTIPLSALRSYAGRNYVQVVDDQGNKREVDVEIGQQTSTEVEIVKGLTAGQKVVGR from the coding sequence ATGTTTATGAAATGGTTGACGGAAAGTTCGTCACGTAATCAAGCCATAAAGCCGATTGCCGCCATCGTGCTTTGTTCATCCTTACTGCTTACATCCGGCTGCTCGCTTTTGCCGAAGGAGCAGGAGGAGGAAGTGCTTCCGACGATCAATCCGCCCAAATTATCTAAGAAGCCCGAATATGAAGTGAAATCGGGAACACTCGAGACCAAAGTCAGAGGAAGCGGACGATTGATGGCTTTAAAGGAAGAAAAGCTGTTCTTCCCCGAGGAAATGGTTGCAAAACGTATCAATGCCGTGCTTGTGAATAGCGGTGATCCCGTTGAGGCTGGACAACCGATCGCGGAGCTGGACGTGTCGGACTTGGAGAGCGATTTGAAACGCAAAAGACTTGAAACCAGGCGCGACGAGCTGACGATGATAGAAACACTGCGCAAGGCGGACGAAATGACGCCCGAGGCAGTCGAGCAGGCGAAGATTGATTTTGAACTGAAGCGGGAGGATCTGGCGAAGCTGGAGTCGCAAGTGAGCAAGGCGAAATTGCTTGCGCCGTTTAGCGGCACGATAGTCAGTGTAACCTCGAAGAAAGGCGACACAGTGAAGACGGATGAGTCGGTCGCAACGATTGCTGATTTAAGCCAGTTGACTGTGGCGGCAAGCGTAAGTGCAGATGATGCCAAGAAGCTCGCTGTAGGAATGGAAGCGATTGTCGATATCAATACCGCAGGACAGTTTAAGGGGAAGGTGAAGTCTCTACCTGTTCCACAATCGGATAACGGGAATGGAGGCGGCTTCTATCCTGGAGGTTCCGGTAGTGAGCAAGACTCGATCGATAACTATCTTGTTGTAGAATTGGATGATTTTCCGCCTGGTCTGGGCAGGGGACTTCAGCTGAGTGTTACTGTGATTACGGACCGCAAAGAGAATGCACTCACCATCCCTCTTTCGGCATTAAGGTCTTATGCAGGCCGCAACTATGTGCAGGTCGTGGATGATCAAGGGAACAAACGTGAAGTTGACGTGGAAATCGGACAGCAAACATCGACGGAAGTGGAGATTGTGAAGGGTCTCACTGCCGGACAGAAAGTAGTGGGTCGATAA
- a CDS encoding ABC transporter permease has protein sequence MPMLRFLFRKMWNTRWLTLSTWLGLVMAVAFTTSIPMYADGSLKRVVAKSLQEKSSGLPAGSLLMRYQAVGSDRVGMDELKDVNVYIQEQIPKDIGFPVEAYARSYSIKGSNLSPVDPKKVDPSKRRQMTISTLESLNDHVEWTMGNMAPDHLDNGMIPAVVLEEAMYRNDLHVGDEFRYSASGSNGSSLLTVKIVGAFKPKNENDPYWFQGLEGIVNSLIVSDDLFTKTLLTDKKLPLQLANWYYAFDLSDIQTSQLSPLGNRLERLDINLYQKLKDTKVDLSFQPILAEFKSQSLQMQILLFTLAAPMIAMVFYYIVMNARQSLERQRSVIAVLRSRGGSTRQITGIYLLEGLLLGALALVVGPAIGWFMAKSIGSSSGFLTFVDRQSIPVGFTVEAMTYGLLAVVIAIMSSVIPAVMFARSSIVNYKQQLARSDRRPFWQRWFLDIVLLGVVAYGFYLFDQRQLLSVQTGLTTDQLQVHPLLFFVPALSIFSLGLFFLRIFPWLLRLFGWLGRRFLPVPLYLTLAQLSRSASSYYPLMLLLVLTLGLGIYNSSAARTIDLNSTERTLYQYGTDVVLQAVWEGVSDDLPTDNPNAGSSQGGGSTSGGSGQGQGGSAGGAGGGQPGSNPGEQIPTKIRYIEPPFQVFRELDGVEAAARVLQTKANVVVSGKSTGQGLVMGIDNVDFAKVAWYRPDLFPAHINSYLNLLGSYEQAVIIPSNYAKKYSLKEGDLLSITIQQQPLEFVIVGILPYWPSQYPDQTPFFITNLEYLYDQASIMPYEVWLKMKPDAKVAPLINQLQAKHIDLVSVKDVRNELISQKKHPARGGVFGILSLGFLVSVIVSLIGYILYWFFNLSSRVVQFGVLRAMGLSRKQLTGMLLLEQGFTAGLSIALGIGIGKLTSYFFLPFLQTSENIQRQVPPFRVVFDSKDTIQLYLVVAVMMATGAGLLFMHIRRLRVHQAVKLGEEK, from the coding sequence ATGCCGATGCTGCGTTTCTTGTTTCGAAAAATGTGGAATACGAGGTGGTTGACGCTCAGCACGTGGCTGGGGCTTGTCATGGCGGTTGCGTTTACGACGAGTATTCCGATGTATGCCGATGGATCGTTGAAACGTGTTGTCGCGAAGTCGCTCCAGGAGAAAAGCAGCGGGCTTCCGGCAGGCTCCCTGCTGATGCGTTATCAAGCAGTCGGCTCCGATCGTGTAGGGATGGATGAACTCAAGGACGTCAATGTGTATATACAGGAGCAAATTCCGAAGGATATCGGGTTTCCCGTTGAGGCTTATGCCAGAAGCTACTCCATTAAAGGTTCGAACTTATCACCCGTTGATCCTAAAAAAGTAGATCCCAGCAAGCGCAGGCAGATGACGATCTCCACGTTGGAGTCGCTCAACGATCATGTGGAGTGGACGATGGGGAATATGGCTCCCGACCACCTGGATAACGGCATGATTCCTGCTGTTGTACTGGAAGAGGCTATGTACCGAAACGATCTGCACGTGGGTGACGAATTCCGCTATTCGGCATCGGGGAGTAATGGAAGTTCACTTCTTACTGTAAAAATCGTCGGCGCCTTTAAGCCCAAAAACGAGAACGATCCTTACTGGTTTCAAGGATTGGAAGGAATAGTAAACTCTCTAATTGTAAGTGATGACTTGTTTACAAAGACCCTCCTTACGGATAAAAAGCTGCCCCTCCAACTGGCCAATTGGTATTACGCATTTGATTTAAGCGACATTCAGACGAGTCAATTGTCACCTCTAGGCAATCGTCTAGAGCGGCTCGATATCAACTTGTATCAAAAGCTGAAGGATACGAAAGTAGATCTATCCTTTCAGCCAATCTTGGCTGAGTTCAAATCACAAAGCCTGCAGATGCAAATTTTACTCTTTACCCTAGCAGCTCCAATGATTGCCATGGTGTTTTACTACATTGTCATGAATGCCAGACAATCGCTGGAACGACAACGAAGCGTAATTGCCGTACTCCGGAGTCGTGGGGGTTCGACAAGGCAAATTACAGGCATATATTTGCTGGAAGGATTACTGCTTGGCGCATTGGCTTTGGTAGTCGGTCCAGCGATAGGCTGGTTTATGGCCAAGAGCATTGGTTCCTCCAGTGGATTCCTGACCTTCGTCGACAGACAGTCGATTCCGGTTGGGTTTACGGTTGAGGCGATGACCTACGGACTGCTTGCCGTTGTTATCGCTATCATGTCCAGCGTGATTCCTGCTGTGATGTTTGCCAGGTCATCCATTGTTAATTACAAGCAGCAGCTGGCCAGAAGCGACCGCCGACCATTCTGGCAGCGATGGTTTTTGGATATTGTTCTGCTAGGCGTAGTAGCCTATGGTTTCTATTTATTTGACCAGCGTCAATTGCTTTCAGTGCAAACAGGTTTGACGACGGACCAGCTTCAAGTGCATCCGCTGCTGTTCTTTGTGCCTGCGTTATCGATATTTTCTCTTGGATTATTCTTTCTACGGATTTTCCCTTGGCTGCTGCGTTTGTTCGGCTGGCTTGGACGCAGATTCCTGCCTGTTCCGTTATACCTGACACTTGCTCAGCTATCCCGGTCCGCAAGCTCCTATTATCCGCTTATGCTTCTGCTCGTTCTTACCCTCGGCCTTGGAATTTACAATTCTTCGGCTGCACGGACGATCGATTTGAACTCAACAGAGCGGACGCTCTATCAATACGGCACCGATGTTGTGCTGCAAGCGGTATGGGAGGGCGTATCAGACGATCTGCCTACCGATAATCCAAACGCCGGATCCTCGCAAGGTGGCGGCAGCACATCGGGCGGTTCTGGCCAAGGACAGGGTGGTAGCGCAGGTGGAGCGGGAGGCGGACAGCCTGGTTCCAATCCAGGAGAGCAAATACCGACGAAGATCCGGTATATTGAGCCGCCGTTTCAAGTATTTCGTGAGCTGGATGGTGTAGAAGCCGCAGCTCGAGTTCTGCAGACCAAAGCGAATGTCGTGGTTTCGGGAAAGTCGACCGGTCAAGGACTAGTGATGGGGATCGACAACGTCGATTTTGCTAAAGTAGCCTGGTATCGACCTGATTTGTTTCCGGCGCATATTAATTCTTATCTGAATTTGCTTGGTTCCTATGAACAAGCTGTCATTATTCCTTCGAATTATGCTAAAAAATATTCGCTTAAAGAGGGAGATTTGCTATCGATTACCATTCAACAGCAGCCCCTTGAATTTGTGATCGTCGGCATTTTGCCTTACTGGCCCAGCCAATATCCAGATCAGACCCCGTTCTTCATCACGAATCTGGAATATTTGTACGATCAAGCTTCAATTATGCCCTATGAGGTATGGCTGAAGATGAAGCCGGATGCTAAAGTAGCGCCCCTTATCAATCAGTTACAGGCGAAACATATTGATTTGGTATCCGTAAAAGATGTACGTAATGAACTCATTTCACAGAAAAAGCATCCTGCCCGTGGCGGCGTGTTCGGAATTCTCAGCTTGGGATTCCTGGTGTCGGTTATCGTCTCATTGATCGGTTATATCTTGTATTGGTTCTTTAATCTCTCCAGCAGAGTCGTACAGTTCGGTGTTTTACGGGCTATGGGACTTTCACGGAAACAATTGACAGGGATGCTGCTGCTCGAGCAAGGCTTTACGGCGGGGCTTTCCATCGCACTCGGTATCGGCATCGGCAAGTTGACCAGTTATTTCTTTTTGCCGTTCTTGCAAACCTCAGAAAATATTCAGCGTCAAGTACCGCCGTTCCGGGTTGTCTTCGATTCCAAAGACACGATCCAGCTCTATCTGGTCGTAGCCGTTATGATGGCAACTGGAGCAGGACTACTGTTCATGCATATCCGCAGGCTGCGCGTGCATCAAGCTGTGAAGCTGGGAGAGGAGAAATAA
- a CDS encoding ABC transporter ATP-binding protein encodes MITCEGLVKIYKTDEIEVVALQGLNIQVETGELMAIIGNSGSGKSTLLNILGGLDRPSAGQVMVGDWDLLKITDQQLVEYKRNTVGFIWQNNARNLVSYLTALENVEMPMMLSGKYDREYAKQLLEWVGLGHRMNNKLQQLSGGEQQRVAIAISLANRPKLLLADEPTGSVDTKTADMILSIFRKLNEELGVTIVIVTHDMSVAGKVNRVVAIRDGMTSTEFIARNPLIASWDGTNTGQSALSQRAHEEYVVLDRVGRLQVPKAYLEALQIKGKATMEFDGETITIKAPRKLNEQ; translated from the coding sequence ATGATCACTTGCGAAGGCTTAGTCAAAATCTATAAAACGGATGAAATCGAAGTGGTCGCACTGCAAGGGCTGAATATCCAGGTGGAAACCGGCGAGCTAATGGCGATTATCGGAAACAGCGGGAGCGGGAAGTCTACGCTGCTGAATATTCTTGGAGGCCTCGATCGACCTTCTGCCGGGCAGGTTATGGTGGGAGACTGGGATTTGCTTAAGATCACCGATCAGCAGCTGGTCGAATACAAGCGAAATACCGTAGGTTTTATTTGGCAAAATAATGCCCGCAATCTCGTCTCATACTTGACGGCTCTAGAGAATGTGGAGATGCCGATGATGCTCAGCGGTAAGTATGACCGTGAGTATGCCAAACAGCTGCTTGAATGGGTCGGACTCGGCCACAGGATGAACAACAAGCTGCAGCAGTTGTCCGGTGGTGAGCAGCAGCGCGTAGCGATTGCCATTTCACTGGCGAACCGGCCCAAGCTGCTGCTAGCCGATGAGCCGACAGGCTCGGTGGACACAAAGACGGCTGATATGATTTTATCCATCTTTCGAAAGTTAAACGAAGAACTGGGCGTTACGATTGTTATCGTTACCCATGATATGTCTGTAGCTGGTAAGGTAAATCGAGTTGTTGCGATTAGGGACGGCATGACGAGTACGGAGTTTATAGCGCGTAATCCGCTTATTGCCTCATGGGATGGTACTAACACCGGACAGTCTGCTCTAAGTCAGAGGGCTCATGAGGAGTACGTGGTCCTTGACCGTGTCGGTCGGCTTCAGGTACCGAAAGCGTATCTGGAAGCACTGCAAATTAAGGGAAAAGCGACCATGGAGTTTGACGGAGAGACCATAACCATCAAAGCGCCTAGAAAGCTTAATGAACAATAA
- a CDS encoding ABC transporter substrate-binding protein, translated as MKTINRKLLAVSLTLVMTAPLAVACSKGTTEDNKTERVLKIATSYGYDEEYLRQQFTEIYEFANPNVKIEIIPTMDDMVRYKAPAPGEKMPDPLEKLKEVMQGDNPPDVVMMGYEQLPDVIDSNLLTQLDPLVTKDKFDTTGIVPAVIDGIKNVGGGKLYALAPNFSSSALIYNKKIFSDAGVDFPKDDMTWDEVFDLAKRVYKEDGDKTINGFNFYTQSQMDLFYGMQMYTAPLQLKMFDDNAEKMTVDTDQWEKVWSKMAELQKQHVFPEVVDPQKQMNRQYDQENPFAYDDFMSGRLAMGIINYGQIQQLVNANKNAANYKGFTPIDWDVVTVPSHPEAKGVGGSIYMNGIMAINAKAQNPEDAWNFIKFVNGDDWAKLKSHSSYQLVSRSKYLKPKDGEDFHMEAFYKVIPAPIDPNTKIYQNNPNIYQVQDLGRQQFLNVLNGKITAREGLKEWQTQGDTMLKQIKDNPNGPITPPAPAGAAG; from the coding sequence ATGAAAACCATCAATCGAAAACTGCTTGCGGTATCACTGACACTTGTCATGACAGCACCGCTGGCTGTTGCGTGCAGTAAAGGCACCACAGAGGATAATAAAACCGAGCGTGTATTAAAAATTGCAACCAGCTATGGCTACGATGAAGAATATCTGCGGCAGCAGTTTACGGAAATTTATGAATTTGCGAATCCCAATGTTAAGATCGAGATCATTCCAACGATGGATGATATGGTTCGATATAAAGCCCCGGCTCCCGGGGAGAAAATGCCAGACCCTCTTGAGAAACTCAAAGAGGTCATGCAGGGAGATAACCCTCCCGATGTGGTCATGATGGGCTACGAACAGCTCCCCGATGTCATCGATAGCAATCTGCTTACCCAGTTAGATCCACTCGTAACGAAGGATAAATTTGATACGACCGGAATCGTTCCCGCTGTGATTGACGGCATTAAAAACGTTGGTGGAGGAAAGCTGTACGCGCTCGCACCAAATTTCAGTTCCTCGGCACTCATTTACAATAAGAAGATTTTCTCCGATGCCGGCGTAGATTTCCCTAAGGACGATATGACATGGGATGAAGTCTTCGATCTAGCCAAACGGGTATATAAAGAGGATGGAGATAAAACCATTAACGGCTTCAACTTCTATACGCAATCTCAGATGGATTTGTTTTACGGCATGCAGATGTATACGGCTCCGCTTCAATTGAAGATGTTTGATGACAATGCAGAAAAAATGACGGTGGACACGGATCAGTGGGAGAAGGTTTGGTCCAAAATGGCAGAACTTCAGAAACAGCATGTGTTCCCGGAGGTAGTTGACCCTCAAAAGCAAATGAATCGTCAGTATGATCAAGAAAATCCGTTCGCCTACGATGATTTTATGTCCGGACGACTTGCGATGGGAATCATTAATTACGGGCAGATCCAACAGCTGGTAAATGCCAACAAAAACGCGGCCAATTATAAGGGCTTTACACCGATTGACTGGGATGTTGTAACGGTCCCTTCTCATCCGGAAGCTAAGGGTGTCGGCGGTTCGATCTATATGAACGGCATTATGGCCATTAATGCAAAAGCGCAAAATCCGGAAGATGCTTGGAATTTTATTAAATTCGTCAATGGCGATGACTGGGCGAAGCTGAAATCCCACAGCTCCTATCAACTCGTATCCCGATCCAAATATTTGAAGCCGAAGGACGGAGAAGATTTCCACATGGAAGCATTCTATAAAGTGATTCCGGCTCCGATCGATCCGAATACGAAGATCTACCAGAACAACCCGAATATCTATCAAGTACAGGATCTAGGCCGCCAGCAGTTCCTTAATGTGCTTAACGGCAAGATTACTGCGCGGGAGGGTCTGAAAGAGTGGCAAACCCAAGGGGATACCATGCTGAAACAAATCAAGGATAACCCGAATGGACCGATCACACCTCCAGCACCTGCTGGTGCGGCAGGCTAA